A genomic segment from Spinacia oleracea cultivar Varoflay chromosome 3, BTI_SOV_V1, whole genome shotgun sequence encodes:
- the LOC110776590 gene encoding adenylate isopentenyltransferase 1, chloroplastic-like has product MPMELPKEKVVVIMAPTASGKSRLSVEVASRYPSEIINSDKIQVYKGLDITTNKITLEEQLGVPHHLLGNIDSVIHPELSAAEFRSRASSIISEISGRGNLPIVVGGSNSFVYALLANEFNKDLNVFSESGAQVCSELRYNCCLIWIDVSLPVLDEYIKKRVDDMIDSGGLNELAKFHQYDMLHLEPNVGLTKSIGVPEFKEYVSRYGNEMPSSKGDQKQKDLYDKAVNLMKENTCKLAKAQMEKIKFLKQRGWDIKRLDATKSFMALLQGSKNWSTIWETQVLQPTLNIVNSLLEEP; this is encoded by the coding sequence ATGCCAATGGAGTTGCCAAAAGAGAAAGTGGTGGTGATAATGGCCCCTACGGCTTCCGGAAAGTCTCGACTTTCAGTGGAAGTGGCGAGCCGTTACCCCTCTGAAATCATCAACAGTGATAAAATCCAAGTCTATAAAGGACTTGACATAACCACAAACAAAATAACGTTGGAGGAACAACTTGGTGTTCCTCATCATTTACTTGGCAACATTGATTCAGTGATACATCCTGAGTTAAGTGCTGCTGAATTTCGATCTCGTGCTTCGTCTATAATATCAGAAATTAGTGGTCGTGGTAACCTACCTATTGTTGTAGGTGGGTCAAACTCATTTGTGTATGCACTTCTGGCTAATGAATTTAACAAAGACTTGaatgtattttcagaatcggGTGCACAAGTCTGTTCTGAGTTGAGGTATAATTGTTGCCTCATTTGGATTGATGTTTCATTGCCAGTGTTAGATGAATATATTAAGAAGCGGGTTGATGACATGATTGATTCAGGAGGTCTGAACGAGTTGGCTAAGTTTCACCAGTATGACATGCTTCACTTGGAACCTAACGTTGGGCTCACCAAGTCTATCGGTGTGCCAGAATTCAAAGAGTATGTTTCAAGGTACGGAAATGAGATGCCTTCATCGAAGGGGGATCAAAAGCAGAAGGATTTATATGACAAGGCTGTGAATTTAATGAAAGAGAATACTTGTAAGCTAGCTAAAGCACAAATGGAAAAGATCAAGTTTCTCAAACAAAGAGGCTGGGATATTAAGAGATTAGATGCTACTAAATCGTTTATGGCATTACTCCAAGGATCCAAGAATTGGTCAACCATCTGGGAGACTCAAGTTCTTCAACCCACCCTCAACATTGTTAACAGCCTTTTGGAGGAGCCATAG
- the LOC110776588 gene encoding uncharacterized protein, producing MIQALNLPYSSKTDEIMSRYRPIAPKPEIPGDSTNNNGNGNSNNAYDGPSVPEKFRQSPYLRNMWSHLQARPTRTRKRGRNSALSPAAAAALLRKQQQQLLVQPHLGRREPTTFMGLCSPTHFPSSAHNLSVQTFGLYTDNNNNNNNNNNNNNNNNNSNNDNVVELPLLSSCPLSKAIDLNTAALEINSLEERDLQLQLQVQSTGSNKTCVISPRPVRPVGSTISIVGAITDDPEARVIVKAPQQVEATAEEEAMPAVLSDRNNKVRMVNSAYKELVGQPECPWLDSMCSGTRISGEVMLQLSDSGLPVSSNGFSCWVRIQWETNGKKNTVNAFCHVVKMLCLSKDYVYYWRFNTTE from the coding sequence atgatTCAAGCGTTAAATCTACCCTATTCATCAAAAACGGATGAGATAATGTCAAGGTATAGGCCAATAGCACCAAAACCAGAGATTCCTGGTGATTCAACCAACAATAATGGAAATGGTAACAGTAACAACGCTTATGATGGTCCATCGGTTCCTGAGAAGTTCCGGCAATCGCCTTATTTAAGAAACATGTGGTCTCATCTCCAAGCCCGTCCGACTCGCACTCGTAAGCGGGGTCGAAACTCGGCGCTTTCTCCGGCTGCAGCGGCAGCCTTGCTGaggaagcaacaacaacaattgtTAGTGCAACCGCATTTGGGTAGGAGAGAACCGACTACTTTTATGGGCTTATGCTCTCCTACTCATTTTCCATCTTCTGCTCACAACTTGTCTGTCCAAACATTTGGACTTTACActgataacaataataataataataataataataataataataataataataataatagtaataacgATAATGTGGTTGAGCTTCCTCTTTTGTCATCATGTCCATTGTCGAAGGCAATTGATTTGAACACAGCTGCATTGGAGATTAATTCTCTTGAGGAAAGAGATTTACAGCTGCAGTTACAAGTGCAGAGTACGGGAAGCAATAAAACTTGTGTGATATCGCCGCGGCCAGTGAGGCCAGTAGGGTCCACCATTAGTATAGTAGGGGCCATCACTGACGATCCGGAAGCTCGAGTAATCGTAAAAGCACCTCAACAAGTAGAGGCAACAGCGGAAGAAGAGGCAATGCCAGCTGTATTATCCGATCGAAACAACAAGGTCAGGATGGTCAACTCGGCTTATAAGGAGCTCGTTGGACAGCCAGAATGCCCCTGGCTCGATTCAATGTGTTCAGGTACAAGGATCAGCGGTGAAGTCATGCTACAATTATCGGATTCCGGGTTGCCCGTATCGAGTAATGGATTTTCTTGTTGGGTCAGGATTCAATGGGAGACTAATGGGAAAAAGAATACGGTGAATGCGTTTTGTCACGTTGTCAAAATGCTATGTTTGTCTAAGGATTATGTTTATTATTGGAGGTTCAACACTACAGAGTAG